Within the Corynebacterium tuberculostearicum genome, the region ATCACCGGCCGCACCTCGCCATTGCTGGGTTGTTCTGCAGCTATGCTGCTTAACGCGCTGAAGCACCTAGCGGGCATCGATGACGATATCCACCTGCTTTCGCCCGAATCCATCGAGCCGATTCAAACGCTCAAGACCAAGCACCTAGGCTCCAAGAATCCACGCCTGCATACCGACGAGGTGCTGATCGCTTTGTCCGTGTCTGCGGCGAAGGATGAGAACGCCCGCAAGGCGCTGGAGCAGATCAAGGAACTTGCTGGTTGCGACGTCCACACCACCACCATCCTGGGTTCTGTGGATGAGGGAATCTTCCGCAACTTGGGCGTGCTCGTGACCTCTGATCCGGTCTTTGCTCGCAAGAAGGCGCTGTACCAGAAGCGCTAGATCCCGCGTGCTAAAGATTCGGCCCTTTCAGCCTGTGCTGGAGGGGCCGCAATCATATAAAGGAAAGGTACAAGATTGGGGATCTGCACAGCTGCGGGCCTAAGATTGGGGCGTGACTATTGGCAAAGTTCTCCTATATTACTGCTTTACCCCCATCGAAGATCCCACCGCAATCATGCTGTGGCAGCGCACCTTGTGCGAGTCCCTGGGGCTCAAGGGGCGCATCCTCATTTCCGAGCACGGCATCAACGGCACCGTTGGCGGCGATATGGAAGCCTGCAAGCGCTACGTCCGCCAGACCAAGGAATACCCAGGCTTTAAGCGCATGCAGTTTAAGTGGTCCGAGGGCGGCGCGGATGACTTCCCGCGCCTTTCGGTCAAGGTGCGCGATGAAATCGTGGCCTTTGGCGCGCCGGGCGAGCTGAAGGTCGATGAAAACGGCGTCGTCGGCGGCGGCGTGCACCTCAAGCCAGAAGAGGTAAATAAGCTGGTAGAAGAACGTGGTGAGGAGGTCGTTTTCTTTGACGGCCGCAACGCCATGGAAGCGGAGATTGGCAAGTTTAAAAATGCCGTCGTGCCCGATGTGAAAACCACGCATGATTTCATCGAGGAAATCGAGTCCGGCAAGTATGACTGGATGAAGGATAAGCCGGTGGTGTCCTACTGCACCGGTGGCATTCGCTGCGAGATCCTGTCTTCGTTGATGAAGAACCGTGGCTTCAAAGAGGTCTACCAGATCGATGGCGGCATCGTGCGCTACGGCGAAAAGTATGGCAATGATGGCCTGTGGGAAGGCTCCATGTATGTCTTTGACAAGCGCATGCACCACGAGTTTGGCCAAGGACTGCAAGACCCCGGCTTCATTCAGCTCGGCCACTGCGTGCACTGCGGTAAGGGCACGAATACCTTCCACAATTGCATCAATGAAGATACCTGCCGCCAGCAGGTGCTCATCTGTGATGACTGCATCCAGCACGTAGAAACCCAGCACTGCGGCCGGCCGGATTGCGCCGAGGTGGCAGCGCAGTTAGCCAAGCAGGAGAGCTAGTCGCGCGCCGGTTCCTTGCGGAAGCAGCCCCACCACCAGTGCTGCCACGCGGTGGTAAGCGGGCTGCTCGGCGGATAGATGACGCTGGTGGGGGCGTGTAGCTTACTGACTGGGCTAATGCCGTGGAGCGAGTTGAGGAACCACAGGGGGCACTCGGCGGCGAGCTCGGGGGTGATGGGGCGCGTTTCGGTACGAATTCCAAGGTCCGTGGCGCGCCGGACAACTTGGTGCAGCGTGATGCTGGGCAGCGCCCGACCGGTGGGGAGGCTGAGCGTCTCCCCATCCCAGGCGACGAGTGCGCCGGTGGTGGTCTCCACCATGGCACCAGAGGAATCCACGATGGCGGTGTCATCGGTGCCGTCTGCCTGATACTCGTCGCGGTAACGTGCCAGCGCTGGAAAATCGGGGCCCTTGACTAAAGGCTGCATGCGCGGGTCGGGGGCTTGCACATAGGTCAGCTGGGTGGTTCGGCGCGCAGGGGGCGCGGGGCGAGTATCGAGGCGCAGGTGTCCGCCGGCTAGCGAGATGCGAGGGAAGAGATCGCCGGGGCCCATAAGCTGCAGCATCGCGGGGACGAAGCCGGCGGGAAGCGGTCCGGCCACCGACTCGAAGCGCTGGAGGTGCAGGGGAAGGGCGTTGGAGTGGGCGTCGCCAAGCATCCGCCAAGAATCCGCAACGTTAAAGGGGCCGGGGTGAGGTTGGCTTGGAATGAAGCTGCCCTGGTGCCAGAGGTAGGTGCTCATTGCCACGCCCCCAACACGGATTGGGCCTTGAGGTTGCGCTCTTCTAACTCGGCGGCCGGATCCGAATCTAGGACGATGGCCCCGCCGGCGCCGATGGTGACCTCACCGGCCGCGCGCACGGCCGTGCGGATGACCACGCTGAGATCGGATTGTCCGTCAA harbors:
- a CDS encoding rhodanese-related sulfurtransferase is translated as MTIGKVLLYYCFTPIEDPTAIMLWQRTLCESLGLKGRILISEHGINGTVGGDMEACKRYVRQTKEYPGFKRMQFKWSEGGADDFPRLSVKVRDEIVAFGAPGELKVDENGVVGGGVHLKPEEVNKLVEERGEEVVFFDGRNAMEAEIGKFKNAVVPDVKTTHDFIEEIESGKYDWMKDKPVVSYCTGGIRCEILSSLMKNRGFKEVYQIDGGIVRYGEKYGNDGLWEGSMYVFDKRMHHEFGQGLQDPGFIQLGHCVHCGKGTNTFHNCINEDTCRQQVLICDDCIQHVETQHCGRPDCAEVAAQLAKQES
- a CDS encoding aminotransferase class IV; the protein is MSTYLWHQGSFIPSQPHPGPFNVADSWRMLGDAHSNALPLHLQRFESVAGPLPAGFVPAMLQLMGPGDLFPRISLAGGHLRLDTRPAPPARRTTQLTYVQAPDPRMQPLVKGPDFPALARYRDEYQADGTDDTAIVDSSGAMVETTTGALVAWDGETLSLPTGRALPSITLHQVVRRATDLGIRTETRPITPELAAECPLWFLNSLHGISPVSKLHAPTSVIYPPSSPLTTAWQHWWWGCFRKEPARD